Proteins encoded in a region of the Amyelois transitella isolate CPQ chromosome 9, ilAmyTran1.1, whole genome shotgun sequence genome:
- the LOC106142904 gene encoding terpene synthase — protein MSLYTKSGDKTHDEKILLPYTYIQQVPGKQIRTKLISAFNYWLKVANEKILAVGEIVQMLHNSSLLIDDIQDNSILRRGIPVAHSIYGVASTINAANYVMIIALEKTLELGHPNATAVYTEQLLELHRGQGMEIYWRDNFQCPSEDEYKQMTMKKTGGLFMLAIRLMQLFSDNKSDFSKLSAILGLYFQIRDDYCNLCLQEYSENKSFCEDLTEGKFSFPIIHAIRNQDGDNQVLHILRQRTRDVEVKRYCISLLERLGSFQYTRDTLIQLDAEARAEIASLGGNPHLDTLLDELLSWRRDVKMDDA, from the exons atgtcgctTTACACAAAAAGTGGAGATAAAACTCACGATGag AAAATCCTATTGCCATACACCTACATACAGCAAGTGCCAGGCAAACAGATTCGCACGAAGCTCATCTCCGCATTCAATTACTGGCTCAAAGTTGCCAATGAGAAGATCCTCGCTGTCGGAGAAATTGTGCAGATGCTGCATAATTCCAGTTTGTT aatTGATGATATACAAGACAATTCTATTCTGCGTCGAGGAATCCCAGTGGCTCACTCCATCTATGGGGTTGCCAGTACCATTAATGCTGCAAATTACGTCATGATCATTGCTTTAGAGAAAACCTTGGAGTTGGGACACCCAAAT GCAACAGCGGTATACACTGAACAGCTTTTGGAGCTGCACCGAGGTCAAGGCATGGAGATTTACTGGCGCGACAACTTCCAATGCCCCTCTGAGGACGAATACAAGCAGATGACCATGAAGA AGACCGGCGGCCTATTCATGCTCGCTATACGCCTAATGCAATTGTTCAGTGACAACAAGTCAGACTTCAGCAAACTCTCGGCCATACTCGGCCTGTACTTCCAGATCAGGGACGATTACTGCAACCTGTGTCTTCAGGAG taCTCAGAAAACAAGAGTTTCTGCGAAGACCTGACTGAAGGCAAGTTCAGTTTCCCGATCATACACGCGATAAGGAACCAAGATGGCGACAATCAAGTGCTTC ACATTCTAAGACAGCGCACTCGCGACGTAGAAGTGAAACGGTATTGCATATCGTTATTGGAGCGGCTGGGCAGTTTCCAGTACACGAGGGACACACTCATACAATTGGACGCAGAAGCTAGAGCCGAG aTCGCATCTCTGGGAGGAAATCCGCACTTGGACACGCTTCTGGATGAGCTGCTGAGTTGGAGGCGAGATGTTAAGATGGACGACGCGTAA
- the LOC106142827 gene encoding uncharacterized protein LOC106142827, with translation MSARNYLSAREKSNKLGDCLPNINYQKFGFRSGQEFSAYSANTSNLLNRNINYTYEPYDSVERAGTPFSDFFSESETGTPDFQSEESDSSSGSVLRRNTAEASKILAAEWERIERTLYDEEGEKCNRPQIVEECKQWRQLHPQLRVVGKGLPLPEKRLCYRQMDHDEVIAVHYSDYEQFSESEERLSQSSTDVTPQNSPRVSICEEVQESKLSREKVSFYPMFDDEPGLPDSFCSLLQITPLQIRSPSQRKRYNPSILRSELASSRWMRTSRPDSSINCDRNSAKSFVSLDTRNYGNIALSASDHNKLYGRVVTARHRDLARLEPLCSPELQQSDITRLTNGIPQQYSLRKVSLPPLLLDEEKRKATVNSAKKYKIRKTLPKNIFQLK, from the exons atgtccgCTCGCAATTATTTGTCTGCTCGAGAGAAAAGTAACAAGTTAGGAGACTGTTTGCCGAATATTAATTATCAGAAGTTTGGATTTCGTTCAGGGCAGGAGTTTTCAGCTTATTCTGCCAATACTAGTAATCTACTGAACaggaatataaattatacatatgaGCCCTACGATAGTGTTGAGCGTGCTGGCACTCCGTTTTCGGACTTCTTTTCTGAGAGTGAAACAG GTACTCCAGACTTCCAAAGTGAGGAAAGTGATAGCAGTTCCGGTTCAGTGCTGCGCAGGAACACAGCGGAGGCGTCCAAGATCTTAGCAGCGGAGTGGGAAAGAATTGAGAGGACCCTATATGATGAGGAAGGAGAGAAGTGCAACAGGCCGCAGATTGTCGAGGAGTGTAAGCAATGGAGGCAGTTGCACCCTCAGCTTAG GGTCGTCGGTAAAGGGCTACCGCTACCCGAGAAAAGGTTATGCTACCGCCAAATGGACCACGATGAGGTCATCGCAGTACATTACAGCGACTATGAACAGTTCAGTGAAAGCGAAGAGAGACTCTCACAGAGCAGCACTGACGTCACGCCACAGAACTCCCCACGAGTTTCCATTTGCGAAGAAGTCCAAGAGTCCAAGCTTTCACGTGAGAAAGTCTCTTTCTATCCCATGTTTGATGATGAACCCGGCTTACCTGACTCCTTTTGCTCGCTACTCCAAATCACGCCACTACAAATACGAAGCCCGTCTCAGAGGAAAAGGTATAACCCGTCCATCTTGAGGTCTGAACTCGCCTCGTCCCGGTGGATGAGAACTTCTCGACCggattcttctattaattGTGATAGAAATAGTGCTAAGTCATTTGTCTCTTTGGACACAAGGAACTATGGGAACATAGCCCTTAGTGCGTCGGATCATAATAAGTTATACGGCAGAGTAGTCACAGCGAGGCATAGAGATCTTGCGAGGTTAGAGCCTTTGTGCTCACCAGAGTTACAGCAAAGTGACATCACGAGATTGACCAACGGTATTCCTCAGCAATATAGTTTAAGGAAGGTTTCGTTGCCACCGCTTCTCCTTGATGAAGAGAAGAGAAAGGCAACAGTAAATTCGGCGAAGAAGTATAAAATTCGTAAGACTTTAccaaagaatatttttcagtTGAAGTGA